A single window of Streptomyces globosus DNA harbors:
- a CDS encoding helix-turn-helix domain-containing protein, which produces MFACAESQEGGGDLSLDEFYTSPQIAKRLGVSRQRVDQLVDNGQLPQPLGRSGNTRLWRAADIELALAGNDPADGRLATPNWEKIPVPDAPLRLDVDEVLTVPGVWFAEAPRVHVRIWRGPVAGTRRTVVLYGAIAESHGIIVNSAETVARSIAAQYLSVGEARTAWWFDFWPRGFPRPDLSIDYVSFAFPRAGGSGGLLDTLLRRGSRDAWTGEFEQPVWQKVERTDFTRVLGSEPDLDYPPGTYTAAVVTALAAGQRPAVVDFDPRQLRTQLLHMTSLHSYRQALLGGAEDRPGLPALPLLVAEGHADAARTAEALGIAVRVLVPDALGAAEDYQRLSATQDPGSTLAERQFHQPSQAEGALLARYADMPDDQLSAGAVYRALTTVRTLASALSDQAETNSEHTDPALLQALAAAEPELVSVRHLLDPSLIDDPGPSPHAVSTLGDAEHAYLATISWWGPAAGDAHRKAALLGHVWEKDREDLRTGYDPYGRMVLHNPTTGALALERPRALPSTPYPDNAEILATPGNMTAFVLLPDGRCDILPTDPRYTFDDITWGYGGTGPDVFAQALAFAVLPHPDPERPQTLYDRPEHTRTALLKITEDGSQHDTFRISVATLREAAGSGAPEVSAR; this is translated from the coding sequence GTGTTCGCTTGCGCCGAGAGTCAGGAAGGAGGGGGTGACCTGAGTCTGGACGAGTTCTACACCAGTCCCCAGATCGCCAAGCGGCTCGGGGTGAGCCGCCAGCGCGTCGACCAGCTCGTGGACAACGGCCAGCTGCCTCAGCCGCTCGGCCGCTCCGGCAACACCCGCCTGTGGCGGGCCGCCGACATCGAACTCGCGCTGGCCGGCAACGACCCGGCCGACGGGCGGCTGGCCACCCCGAACTGGGAGAAGATCCCAGTCCCGGACGCACCGCTGCGGCTGGACGTCGACGAGGTCCTCACGGTGCCCGGCGTCTGGTTCGCCGAGGCGCCCCGCGTGCATGTACGGATCTGGCGCGGCCCCGTCGCCGGAACCCGGCGCACGGTCGTGCTCTACGGAGCCATCGCCGAATCGCACGGCATCATCGTCAACTCCGCCGAGACCGTGGCCCGCAGCATCGCCGCCCAGTACCTCAGCGTCGGCGAGGCCCGCACCGCCTGGTGGTTCGACTTCTGGCCCCGCGGCTTCCCCCGCCCGGACCTGAGCATCGACTACGTCTCCTTCGCCTTCCCCCGCGCTGGCGGATCCGGCGGACTGCTCGACACCCTGCTGCGTCGCGGCAGCCGTGACGCGTGGACCGGCGAGTTCGAGCAGCCGGTCTGGCAGAAGGTCGAGCGCACCGACTTCACCCGCGTCCTGGGCAGCGAGCCGGACCTCGACTACCCGCCCGGCACCTACACGGCCGCCGTCGTCACGGCGCTCGCGGCCGGACAGCGCCCCGCCGTCGTCGACTTCGACCCCCGCCAGCTGCGCACCCAGCTCCTCCACATGACCTCGCTGCACAGCTACCGCCAGGCCCTGCTCGGCGGAGCCGAGGACCGCCCCGGTCTCCCCGCCCTCCCCCTGCTGGTCGCGGAAGGCCACGCCGATGCCGCCCGCACCGCCGAAGCCCTCGGCATCGCCGTACGCGTCCTCGTACCCGACGCGCTCGGCGCCGCCGAGGACTACCAGCGCCTGAGCGCCACCCAGGACCCGGGCTCAACCCTGGCCGAGCGGCAGTTCCACCAGCCGAGCCAGGCCGAAGGCGCCCTCCTCGCGCGCTACGCCGACATGCCCGATGACCAGCTGTCCGCAGGCGCGGTCTACCGCGCCCTGACCACCGTGCGCACGCTCGCCTCCGCACTGTCCGACCAGGCCGAGACCAACAGCGAGCACACGGACCCGGCCCTGCTCCAAGCCCTCGCCGCCGCGGAACCGGAACTCGTCAGCGTCCGCCACCTGCTGGACCCCTCCCTCATCGACGACCCCGGCCCCTCGCCGCACGCCGTCTCCACGCTTGGCGACGCCGAACACGCCTACCTCGCCACCATCTCCTGGTGGGGACCCGCGGCCGGCGACGCCCACCGCAAAGCCGCCCTCCTCGGCCACGTCTGGGAGAAGGACCGCGAAGACCTCCGCACCGGCTACGACCCGTACGGCCGCATGGTCCTGCACAACCCCACCACCGGCGCCCTTGCCCTCGAACGCCCCAGGGCGCTGCCGAGCACGCCGTACCCCGACAACGCCGAGATCCTGGCGACCCCTGGCAACATGACCGCCTTCGTCCTGCTGCCGGACGGCCGCTGCGACATCCTGCCCACCGACCCCCGCTACACCTTCGACGACATCACCTGGGGCTACGGCGGCACCGGCCCGGACGTCTTCGCCCAAGCCCTGGCCTTCGCCGTGCTCCCCCACCCCGACCCCGAGCGCCCCCAGACCCTGTACGACCGCCCCGAGCACACACGTACGGCCCTGCTGAAGATCACCGAGGACGGCTCCCAGCACGACACCTTCCGGATCAGCGTCGCCACCCTGCGCGAAGCCGCCGGCTCGGGCGCGCCGGAGGTGAGCGCCCGATGA
- a CDS encoding tyrosine-type recombinase/integrase, with product MPGSEVARSPRSTLSTFRRDPRALWPEHARKLYDYLVAIYGGDDLLPTLAAAWIAHQRSANTQKSYARGFRVFEEFARNHGEHPMAVKFVLADTFRMYLETTPTWVRVKGGWRGEMARTGKPYADASRKNALSAASSFFVYLDKVSDDGVKNPFDAVQRPYIDPTYSPTPGYTEAEWARFVAVARDEHRVAAYRKRAYALLLMLYTCCLRIDSLLNARVEDLGYDKGHRVLLLEKVKGGGRKKKPIPPAAWDALMEYLDGRTTGWLFCTATGGQLDEPAVWRLLQSLAKRAGLPLRGPHGVKGDAVTHALAKPDARPDKVQQWADHKDPRTTQLYNRRRELLDDSPGYGLGADLAGALARDTN from the coding sequence ATGCCGGGCTCAGAGGTTGCCCGCTCGCCCCGGTCGACGCTCTCGACTTTCCGGCGCGACCCCCGAGCCCTGTGGCCGGAGCACGCGCGCAAGTTGTACGACTACCTCGTCGCCATCTACGGCGGGGACGACCTCCTGCCGACGCTTGCCGCGGCCTGGATCGCTCACCAGCGGTCGGCCAACACGCAGAAGTCCTACGCCCGAGGCTTCCGCGTCTTCGAGGAGTTCGCCCGGAACCATGGCGAGCACCCGATGGCCGTGAAGTTCGTCCTCGCCGACACCTTCCGGATGTACCTGGAGACCACTCCGACGTGGGTCCGGGTCAAGGGCGGCTGGCGGGGGGAGATGGCCCGTACCGGCAAGCCGTACGCGGATGCCTCGCGGAAGAACGCCCTGTCCGCGGCCTCCAGCTTCTTCGTCTACCTCGACAAGGTCAGCGACGACGGGGTGAAGAACCCGTTCGACGCGGTCCAGCGGCCCTACATCGACCCCACCTATTCGCCCACGCCCGGGTACACCGAGGCGGAGTGGGCCCGCTTCGTGGCCGTCGCCCGCGACGAGCACCGCGTCGCGGCCTACCGCAAGCGCGCGTACGCCCTGCTGCTGATGCTCTACACGTGCTGCCTGCGCATCGACTCCCTCCTCAACGCCCGCGTGGAAGACCTCGGCTACGACAAGGGTCACCGCGTGCTGCTCCTGGAGAAGGTCAAGGGCGGCGGCCGGAAGAAGAAGCCGATCCCGCCGGCGGCGTGGGACGCGCTGATGGAGTACCTCGACGGCCGTACCACCGGCTGGCTGTTCTGCACTGCCACCGGCGGCCAGCTAGACGAACCGGCCGTCTGGCGACTCCTCCAGTCACTGGCCAAGCGCGCTGGGCTCCCGCTGCGTGGGCCGCACGGCGTGAAGGGTGACGCCGTCACCCATGCCCTGGCGAAGCCGGACGCCCGGCCGGACAAGGTGCAGCAGTGGGCTGACCACAAGGACCCCCGCACGACCCAGCTTTACAACCGACGCCGGGAACTCCTCGACGACAGCCCCGGCTACGGCCTCGGCGCCGATCTCGCCGGCGCACTGGCGCGCGACACCAACTGA
- a CDS encoding zeta toxin family protein, with product MIDPAEVARHRLPEAENRRIFRERIVPDLLAGRAPQQAPTVVFLVGQPGAGKSRVTEMVASALAQHGGFADIDSDLYKPYHPAYDELMARDDTLMAAYTRADGRAWMAQAEAYVRAHGLHSIIQETSQNAQAVEDKMRPTGRPAPGSRVCSWACRRR from the coding sequence GTGATCGACCCGGCCGAAGTCGCTCGGCACCGGTTACCGGAAGCGGAGAACCGGCGGATCTTCCGCGAGCGGATTGTCCCCGACCTCCTCGCCGGACGTGCGCCTCAGCAGGCCCCCACCGTGGTCTTCCTCGTCGGCCAGCCCGGCGCCGGCAAGAGCCGGGTGACCGAGATGGTCGCGTCCGCCCTCGCCCAGCACGGCGGATTCGCGGACATCGACAGCGACCTCTACAAGCCCTACCACCCGGCCTACGACGAGCTGATGGCACGGGACGACACCCTCATGGCCGCCTACACCCGGGCCGACGGCCGGGCGTGGATGGCGCAGGCCGAGGCGTACGTCCGCGCCCACGGGCTCCACTCGATCATCCAGGAGACCTCGCAGAACGCCCAGGCCGTGGAGGACAAGATGCGGCCTACCGGCAGGCCGGCGCCCGGGTCGAGGGTCTGTTCATGGGCGTGCCGAAGGCGCTGA
- a CDS encoding IS3 family transposase (programmed frameshift): MARPSRYPLELRRRAVRMVAEVRGDYPNETAALQAVTDKLGIGSRETLRNWLKQHEGDAGTRPGTTTEESAQIKAMRKEIAELKRANEILKAAAKFLRGRARPATHALVAFIDEHRDRFGGVEPICRTLTGHDCKIAPSTYYAHKKRLAAPSARTVRDTELKELIRQVHTDNYRVYGARKVWRELNRQGHAVARCTVECLMRELGIAGAVRGKKVITTIPDQQAEWAPDRVDRDFVATAPNRCWVADFTYVATWAGVVYVAFVVDTFSRRIVGWSAATSKETQLVLDALEMALWQRDRDEHPHVRGELIHHNDAGSQYTSFKLAEHLDAAGIAASIGSVGDAYDNALMESTIGLFKTELIKPQRPWKGLSQVELATAEWVDWYCHRRLHGEIGHVPPVEYETNYYLTTTKPQVTTTI; encoded by the exons ATGGCACGACCTTCCCGTTACCCGCTTGAGCTCCGCCGTCGTGCGGTGCGCATGGTCGCCGAGGTGCGCGGCGACTACCCGAACGAGACGGCCGCCCTGCAGGCGGTCACGGACAAGCTCGGCATCGGTTCCCGCGAGACGCTGCGGAACTGGCTGAAGCAGCATGAGGGCGATGCGGGGACGCGTCCGGGGACGACGACGGAGGAATCGGCCCAGATCAAGGCGATGAGGAAGGAGATCGCCGAGCTGAAGCGGGCAAACGAGATCCTCAAGGCGGCTGCGA AGTTTCTTCGCGGCCGAGCTCGACCGGCCACACACGCGCTCGTAGCGTTCATCGACGAGCACCGGGACCGCTTCGGCGGCGTCGAGCCGATCTGCAGGACGCTCACCGGGCACGACTGCAAGATCGCCCCTTCCACCTACTACGCCCACAAGAAACGACTAGCCGCTCCGTCAGCCCGTACCGTGCGGGACACGGAACTCAAGGAGCTGATCCGCCAGGTCCACACCGACAACTACCGCGTCTACGGGGCCCGGAAGGTCTGGCGGGAGCTGAACCGGCAGGGTCACGCGGTGGCCCGCTGCACCGTCGAGTGCCTGATGCGCGAGCTGGGCATCGCCGGCGCCGTCCGCGGCAAGAAGGTCATCACCACGATCCCGGACCAGCAGGCCGAGTGGGCACCGGACCGGGTGGACCGCGACTTCGTCGCCACCGCGCCGAACCGCTGCTGGGTCGCGGATTTCACGTACGTGGCGACCTGGGCCGGCGTCGTCTACGTCGCTTTCGTCGTGGACACCTTCTCCCGCCGTATCGTCGGCTGGTCCGCCGCCACGTCGAAGGAGACCCAGCTCGTCCTGGACGCTCTGGAGATGGCGCTGTGGCAGCGCGACCGCGATGAACACCCCCACGTTCGCGGCGAGTTGATACATCACAACGATGCGGGCAGCCAATACACCAGTTTCAAGCTGGCCGAACACCTGGATGCGGCCGGTATCGCGGCCTCGATCGGCTCCGTCGGCGACGCGTACGACAACGCTCTGATGGAGAGCACGATCGGCCTGTTCAAAACCGAGCTGATCAAGCCACAGCGGCCCTGGAAGGGGCTTTCCCAGGTCGAGCTGGCCACCGCCGAGTGGGTCGACTGGTACTGCCACCGACGCCTGCACGGTGAGATAGGCCACGTCCCGCCCGTCGAGTACGAGACCAACTACTACCTGACAACCACGAAACCCCAGGTCACAACCACAATCTGA